The following coding sequences are from one Pseudonocardia sp. HH130630-07 window:
- the tkt gene encoding transketolase, translating into MSETSTSPHAGDDAVAALTRAHVPDDWTDLDRRAVDTVRVLAADAVQKCGSGHPGTAMSLAPLAYTLFQRVMRHDPADPDWMGRDRFVLSAGHSSLTLYIQLYLAGYGLEREDLEQLRTWGSLTPGHPEYGHTRGVEMTTGPLGQGLSSAVGMAVAARRERGLFDPEAPEGASPFDHQIYVIASDGDIEEGVTSEASSFAGRQELGNLTVVYDANEISIEDDTNIALNEDTAKRYEAYGWHVQVVDGGENVTGILAALEAAKAETGRPSLVVLRTVIGYPSPKKMNTGAAHGSALGDEEVRGVKEALGFDPDQDFEVADDVIAHTRSVGERSRAVHDTWQGTFDDWSAREPERRKLLDRLVAGRLPEGWADALPAFDVDEKGLATRKASGAVLAAVADVLPELWGGSADLAESNNTTMKGVDSFGPKSAATSTWTTSPYGRTLHFGVREHAMGAVLNGIALHGPTRAYGGTFLVFSDYMRPAVRLAALMKTNPIYVWTHDSIGLGEDGPTHQPIEHLASLRAIPGLSVVRPGDANETSYAWRATIEAVDGGPVGFALTRQNVPTLEGTSAEGVARGGYVLADASSGTLQVVLIATGSELHLAVRAREALEAEGIGTRVVSMPCVEWFEAQDADYRESVIPSGVRARVSVEAGIAMPWRSYVGDAGRSVSIEHFGASADAATLFEKFGFTGDTVAAAARESLAAAEKSA; encoded by the coding sequence TTGTCCGAGACCAGCACGTCTCCCCACGCCGGGGACGACGCCGTCGCCGCGCTGACCCGTGCGCACGTGCCCGATGACTGGACCGACCTGGACCGCAGGGCGGTGGACACGGTCCGCGTGCTCGCCGCGGACGCGGTACAGAAGTGCGGCAGCGGCCACCCGGGCACCGCGATGAGCCTCGCCCCGCTGGCCTACACGCTGTTCCAGCGGGTCATGCGGCACGACCCGGCCGACCCGGACTGGATGGGCCGCGACCGGTTCGTCCTCTCGGCCGGGCACTCCAGCCTCACCCTGTACATCCAGCTCTACCTCGCCGGCTACGGCCTGGAGCGCGAGGACCTGGAGCAGCTCCGCACCTGGGGCTCGCTCACCCCGGGGCACCCGGAGTACGGCCACACCCGTGGTGTCGAGATGACGACCGGCCCGCTGGGCCAGGGGCTGTCCTCCGCCGTGGGCATGGCCGTCGCCGCCCGCCGGGAGCGGGGCCTGTTCGACCCGGAGGCCCCCGAGGGCGCCTCGCCGTTCGACCACCAGATCTACGTCATCGCCTCCGACGGCGACATCGAGGAGGGCGTCACCTCCGAGGCGTCCTCGTTCGCCGGTCGCCAGGAGCTCGGGAACCTCACGGTCGTCTACGACGCGAACGAGATCTCCATCGAGGACGACACGAACATCGCCCTCAACGAGGACACCGCCAAGCGCTACGAGGCGTACGGCTGGCACGTCCAGGTGGTCGACGGCGGCGAGAACGTCACCGGCATCCTCGCCGCGCTCGAGGCCGCGAAGGCCGAGACCGGCCGGCCGTCGCTGGTCGTGCTGCGCACCGTGATCGGTTACCCCTCGCCCAAGAAGATGAACACCGGTGCCGCGCACGGCTCCGCGCTGGGCGACGAGGAGGTCCGCGGGGTCAAGGAGGCGCTGGGCTTCGACCCGGACCAGGACTTCGAGGTCGCCGACGACGTCATCGCCCACACCCGCTCGGTCGGCGAGCGCTCCCGCGCCGTGCACGACACCTGGCAGGGCACCTTCGACGACTGGTCCGCCCGGGAGCCGGAGCGCAGGAAGCTGCTGGACCGGCTCGTCGCGGGCCGCCTGCCCGAGGGCTGGGCGGACGCGCTGCCGGCCTTCGACGTCGACGAGAAGGGCCTCGCCACCCGCAAGGCCTCCGGCGCGGTGCTCGCCGCCGTCGCCGACGTGCTGCCCGAGCTGTGGGGCGGTTCGGCCGACCTGGCCGAGTCGAACAACACCACGATGAAGGGCGTCGACTCGTTCGGCCCGAAGTCGGCGGCCACCAGCACCTGGACCACCAGCCCGTACGGCCGCACGCTGCACTTCGGTGTCCGCGAGCACGCCATGGGTGCGGTCCTCAACGGCATCGCGCTGCACGGCCCGACCCGGGCCTACGGCGGCACGTTCCTGGTCTTCTCCGACTACATGCGCCCGGCCGTGCGGCTGGCCGCCCTGATGAAGACCAACCCGATCTACGTGTGGACGCACGACTCGATCGGCCTCGGCGAGGACGGCCCGACCCACCAGCCGATCGAGCACCTGGCCTCGCTGCGCGCGATCCCGGGCCTCTCGGTCGTCCGTCCGGGCGACGCGAACGAGACCAGCTACGCGTGGCGCGCCACGATCGAGGCGGTCGACGGCGGGCCGGTCGGGTTCGCGCTGACCCGCCAGAACGTGCCGACGCTGGAGGGCACCTCGGCCGAGGGCGTCGCCCGCGGTGGGTACGTGCTGGCCGACGCCTCCTCCGGCACCCTGCAGGTGGTGCTCATCGCCACCGGCTCCGAGCTGCACCTGGCGGTGCGGGCCCGGGAGGCCCTGGAGGCCGAGGGCATCGGTACCCGGGTGGTCTCGATGCCGTGCGTCGAGTGGTTCGAGGCGCAGGACGCCGACTACCGCGAGTCGGTCATCCCGTCCGGCGTGCGGGCCCGCGTCTCGGTCGAGGCCGGCATCGCCATGCCGTGGCGGTCCTACGTCGGCGACGCCGGCCGGTCGGTCTCGATCGAGCACTTCGGCGCCAGCGCCGATGCGGCCACCCTGTTCGAGAAGTTCGGATTCACCGGCGACACCGTCGCCGCCGCCGCGCGCGAGTCCCTCGCCGCGGCCGAGAAGTCCGCCTGA